One window of Fusobacterium sp. genomic DNA carries:
- a CDS encoding TonB-dependent receptor: MKKTLMIAALLTIGTTMMAEEKIASQRLNESVISTENFETSVLDTAKNITIVTQEDIQNKGASTVAEALKGVPGLTISSIGGSDSVFDMRGSGATAKSNTLVLLDGIPLNAVDGTYNTSQIPVEQIDKIEIIPSGGAVMYGDGTTGGVINIITKSPLDKNNYGNVGIEIGSWNTVKGNVNYGTKIGDKFLFDLSYNNYKSDGYRSLDPRYSSGDTRESIWLRGKYLLDDGYLEAKYNYGKSKDSWTSALTKEQFEENPKQAGKDAGKELNKTNNYMMTYNKKIGENLSFLTYGGYDTKKLSPKATWGDSRTDIKQYYIKPQLKYNYGKESYIILGGDYKKSEVERFTYKTKLEKESFAGYLINKTTIGKLQLSQGYRRSSDKYSDKSVIPKKDLDKKFDNDSFELAANYLYSETGSVYLSFTQGFRTPNADDLGYWYGDIDAQETKVYEVGIKDMYKNTFISSSIFLIDTDKEIYYEKVSGYGGKNRNFDGKVRRIGGQVSLQHYFDKLTLRENISYIQPKITSGIHDEKEFAGVARWQGNIGMSYDILPSIVFNIDGYYFGKAYNSDDFSNKLGKNDDYITIDSNIRYKFNDGFELYGGIRNLFDKKYASAVVTAGIREKAYHPADGRSYYAGFKYNF, encoded by the coding sequence CCAGTCAAAGATTGAACGAATCAGTTATTTCTACAGAAAACTTTGAAACAAGTGTTTTGGATACTGCTAAAAATATAACTATTGTAACTCAAGAGGATATTCAGAACAAAGGAGCTAGTACAGTGGCAGAAGCCCTTAAAGGAGTTCCAGGGTTAACTATAAGTTCTATTGGAGGATCAGATTCTGTGTTTGATATGAGAGGTTCAGGAGCTACTGCGAAGAGCAATACATTAGTACTGCTTGATGGAATTCCTTTAAATGCAGTAGATGGAACTTACAATACGAGTCAAATACCTGTTGAGCAAATAGACAAAATTGAAATAATTCCTTCAGGTGGAGCTGTAATGTATGGAGACGGAACTACTGGTGGAGTGATAAATATTATTACTAAATCACCATTAGATAAAAATAATTATGGTAATGTAGGTATAGAAATTGGATCATGGAATACAGTAAAAGGGAATGTAAATTATGGAACTAAAATAGGAGATAAATTTCTTTTTGATTTATCTTATAACAATTATAAAAGTGATGGATATAGAAGTTTAGATCCTAGATATAGCAGTGGGGATACTAGAGAATCAATATGGCTGAGAGGAAAATATTTACTTGATGATGGGTATTTAGAAGCAAAATATAATTATGGAAAAAGTAAAGATAGCTGGACAAGTGCTTTAACAAAAGAACAATTTGAAGAGAATCCAAAACAAGCTGGAAAAGATGCTGGAAAAGAATTAAATAAAACAAATAACTATATGATGACATATAATAAGAAAATTGGAGAAAATTTATCATTTTTAACGTATGGTGGTTATGATACTAAAAAATTATCTCCAAAGGCTACTTGGGGAGATAGCAGAACAGATATAAAGCAATACTATATAAAACCACAATTAAAATACAATTATGGAAAAGAAAGCTATATAATTCTAGGGGGAGATTATAAAAAATCAGAAGTAGAAAGATTTACCTATAAAACAAAATTAGAAAAAGAATCTTTTGCAGGTTACTTAATTAATAAAACTACAATTGGAAAGCTGCAATTAAGTCAAGGATATAGAAGGAGCAGTGATAAATACAGTGATAAATCAGTTATACCTAAAAAAGATTTAGATAAAAAATTTGATAATGATTCTTTTGAACTGGCTGCTAATTATCTGTATTCTGAAACAGGAAGTGTATATTTAAGTTTTACTCAAGGATTTAGAACACCAAATGCAGATGATTTAGGATATTGGTATGGAGATATTGATGCTCAAGAAACAAAAGTTTATGAAGTAGGAATAAAGGATATGTATAAAAATACTTTTATTTCTTCATCAATATTTTTGATAGATACAGATAAGGAAATTTATTATGAAAAAGTAAGTGGTTATGGTGGAAAAAATAGAAATTTTGATGGAAAAGTAAGAAGAATAGGAGGCCAAGTCTCGCTACAACACTACTTTGATAAATTAACTTTAAGAGAAAATATTTCATATATTCAACCTAAAATTACAAGTGGAATTCATGATGAAAAAGAATTTGCAGGAGTAGCAAGATGGCAAGGAAATATTGGAATGTCATATGATATTTTACCAAGTATAGTTTTTAATATAGATGGGTATTATTTTGGAAAAGCATATAATAGTGATGATTTTTCCAATAAATTAGGGAAAAATGATGACTATATTACAATTGATTCAAATATTAGGTATAAATTTAATGACGGATTTGAATTATATGGTGGAATAAGAAATTTATTTGACAAAAAATATGCAAGTGCTGTTGTAACAGCTGGAATTAGAGAAAAAGCATATCATCCAGCAGATGGAAGAAGTTATTATGCAGGATTCAAATATAATTTTTAG